A stretch of Christensenellaceae bacterium DNA encodes these proteins:
- a CDS encoding transposase, with translation MAYVTVPKDLTKIKSKVMFNLTKRQLICFSAAVAIGLPLFFLVKDSVGTTTAALCMVLAMLPMFLLAMYEKNGQPLEVIIRQFVEVKFLRPKERPYQTNNFYAALARQERLDKEVRAIVKGKGKDPKRKA, from the coding sequence CAAAAATCAAAAGCAAGGTAATGTTCAACCTTACGAAACGACAGCTAATTTGTTTCAGCGCGGCGGTAGCAATCGGACTGCCGCTGTTCTTTTTGGTAAAAGACAGCGTTGGAACAACCACAGCGGCATTGTGCATGGTGCTTGCCATGCTGCCTATGTTTTTGCTTGCCATGTACGAGAAAAACGGGCAACCGCTGGAAGTGATTATTCGGCAATTTGTGGAAGTGAAGTTTCTTCGCCCCAAAGAGCGACCTTATCAGACCAACAATTTTTATGCCGCCCTTGCGCGGCAAGAGCGATTAGATAAGGAGGTACGGGCGATTGTCAAAGGAAAAGGGAAAGACCCAAAACGAAAAGCGTAA